One Curtobacterium herbarum genomic window carries:
- a CDS encoding FAD-dependent oxidoreductase: MIRPAERARVVVIGAGQAGLSVAWHLQRAGLVAGRDLVVLDRAPGTGGAWQFRWDALRLGLAHRVHDLPGMHEMGLRFDDADRQRPAREVVSEYYRRFEEHHDLRVRRPVGVTAVRHGDDRGSDALVVETRDEHGVAGAIRTEVVVNASGTWGTPFVPWVPGRDVFGGRQLDTTGYRDAAEFAGQDVVVVGGGTSAIGFLLELDGVARSTRWFTRRPVVWSEEPGLAVGAAVAAVEDQDRAARAGRALPSIVSGTGLPVSPRIRRGIARGLLEAEPMFTRLDAHGVLTADGEHVHADAVLWATGFRADLRHLAPLHLRTESGGVVVEDGRSSAEPRLFLAGYGPQASTIGANRAGRRIARQVLAVLADDEAADRAEDHGPA, translated from the coding sequence ATGATCCGCCCAGCAGAACGAGCCCGCGTCGTCGTGATCGGTGCTGGTCAGGCCGGACTCTCGGTCGCCTGGCACCTGCAGCGCGCCGGGCTCGTCGCCGGCCGTGACCTGGTGGTCCTGGACCGTGCTCCGGGGACGGGAGGCGCGTGGCAGTTCCGGTGGGACGCGCTGCGGCTCGGCCTCGCGCACCGGGTGCACGACCTGCCCGGGATGCACGAGATGGGCCTCCGCTTCGACGACGCCGACCGGCAGCGGCCGGCCCGGGAGGTCGTGTCCGAGTACTACCGCCGGTTCGAGGAGCACCACGACCTCCGGGTGCGTCGGCCGGTCGGGGTCACGGCTGTCCGGCACGGTGACGACCGCGGATCGGACGCCCTGGTGGTCGAGACCCGGGACGAGCACGGTGTCGCGGGGGCGATCCGGACCGAGGTGGTCGTCAACGCCTCGGGGACGTGGGGCACCCCGTTCGTGCCGTGGGTCCCCGGTCGTGACGTCTTCGGCGGCCGGCAGCTCGACACGACGGGCTACCGCGACGCGGCGGAGTTCGCCGGGCAGGACGTGGTGGTCGTCGGCGGCGGGACGAGTGCGATCGGCTTCCTGCTCGAACTCGACGGCGTCGCCCGGTCGACGCGGTGGTTCACACGTCGGCCCGTCGTCTGGTCGGAGGAACCGGGCCTGGCCGTCGGTGCGGCCGTGGCGGCGGTCGAGGACCAGGACCGCGCCGCCCGGGCCGGTCGGGCGCTCCCGAGCATCGTCAGCGGGACCGGGCTGCCGGTGTCCCCGAGGATCCGACGGGGGATCGCTCGCGGGCTCCTGGAAGCTGAACCGATGTTCACACGACTCGATGCGCACGGTGTCCTGACGGCCGACGGCGAGCACGTCCACGCCGACGCGGTGCTCTGGGCGACCGGCTTCCGGGCCGACCTCCGGCACCTCGCGCCGCTGCACCTCCGGACCGAGTCCGGCGGGGTCGTCGTCGAGGACGGCCGGTCGAGCGCCGAGCCCCGGCTGTTCCTCGCCGGCTACGGCCCGCAGGCGTCGACGATCGGCGCGAACCGGGCCGGGCGTCGGATCGCCCGCCAGGTCCTGGCCGTGCTGGCCGACGACGAGGCGGCGGATCGCGCGGAGGACCACGGCCCGGCCTGA
- a CDS encoding DUF3073 domain-containing protein — MGRGRQKAKHTKVARELKYFSPDTNYGALERELSVAQQSDEPDYVDRWGDELGDEGDLENQTDTNKSA; from the coding sequence ATGGGGCGCGGCCGTCAGAAGGCGAAGCACACCAAGGTCGCCCGGGAGCTGAAGTACTTCAGCCCGGACACGAACTACGGTGCTCTCGAACGCGAACTCTCCGTCGCACAGCAGTCGGACGAGCCCGACTACGTCGACCGCTGGGGCGACGAGTTGGGTGACGAAGGAGACCTGGAGAACCAGACGGACACCAACAAGTCCGCCTGA
- the purM gene encoding phosphoribosylformylglycinamidine cyclo-ligase — MPNPYAEAGVDTAAGDLAVELMKSAVSATHNASVLGGVGGFAGLYDVSFLKDYERPLLATSTDGVGTKVAIAQAIDKHDTIGQDLVGMVVDDIVVVGATPLFMTDYIACGRVIPNRIADIVAGIARGCAATGTALVGGETAEHPGLLGPDDYDVAGAAVGVVEAGSQLGAHLVQDGDVVIAIESSGLHSNGFSLVRHVLGQRGIGYTDTLPELGGLVGEALLEPTRLYTTPLLELIDGHPGDVHALSHVTGGGIAANLARVLPVGSWVEVERSTWQPLPVFRVLADLAGTPVEDTESTWNLGIGMFAVVSAASVDGVTATLRSAGLPAWAVGTVSIGTRDLTGFEQGAKGVDGGAVRLVGSYAS, encoded by the coding sequence ATGCCCAACCCCTACGCCGAGGCCGGCGTCGACACCGCTGCCGGTGACCTGGCCGTCGAGCTCATGAAGTCCGCCGTCTCGGCGACGCACAACGCGTCCGTCCTGGGCGGGGTCGGCGGCTTCGCCGGCCTGTACGACGTCTCGTTCCTCAAGGACTACGAGCGGCCCCTCCTCGCCACCTCCACCGACGGCGTCGGCACGAAGGTCGCGATCGCGCAGGCCATCGACAAGCACGACACGATCGGGCAGGACCTGGTCGGCATGGTCGTCGACGACATCGTCGTGGTCGGTGCGACGCCGCTGTTCATGACCGACTACATCGCCTGCGGCCGGGTCATCCCGAACCGCATCGCCGACATCGTTGCCGGCATCGCCCGCGGCTGTGCGGCCACCGGCACCGCTCTGGTCGGCGGTGAGACCGCGGAACACCCGGGTCTGCTCGGACCGGACGACTACGACGTCGCCGGTGCCGCGGTCGGCGTGGTCGAGGCCGGGTCGCAGCTCGGCGCGCACCTGGTGCAGGACGGGGACGTGGTCATCGCCATCGAGTCCTCCGGGCTGCACTCGAACGGGTTCTCGCTCGTCCGCCACGTCCTGGGCCAGCGCGGGATCGGCTACACGGACACGCTGCCAGAGCTCGGTGGCCTGGTCGGCGAGGCGCTGCTCGAGCCCACCCGGCTCTACACGACCCCGCTCCTCGAGCTCATCGACGGGCACCCGGGCGACGTGCACGCGCTGTCGCACGTGACCGGCGGTGGCATCGCGGCGAACCTGGCGCGGGTGCTGCCCGTCGGCTCGTGGGTCGAGGTCGAGCGCTCCACCTGGCAGCCGCTCCCGGTGTTCCGCGTCCTGGCGGACCTGGCCGGCACGCCCGTCGAGGACACCGAGAGCACCTGGAACCTGGGCATCGGGATGTTCGCCGTGGTCTCGGCGGCGTCGGTCGACGGGGTCACCGCGACGCTGCGCTCGGCCGGGCTGCCCGCGTGGGCGGTCGGCACGGTGTCGATCGGGACGCGCGACCTGACCGGGTTCGAGCAGGGTGCGAAGGGTGTCGACGGCGGGGCCGTGCGGCTCGTCGGGTCCTACGCGAGCTGA
- a CDS encoding APC family permease, with translation MTNETRSLKARLIGDPLPSEKLEGQLLPKHLALPIFASDPLSSVAYAPQELLMILLLGGMAFLTFAPWVAAMVVLLLVVVVASYRQLIKAYPSGGGDYEVAHRNLGERAGLVVASALLVDYVMTVAVSVASGVDNIISALPMLNEFRVELAILFVVLLAAANLRGVRESSKAFAVPTYLFVASVFVMVVTGLVRVAAGNAPVAESAAYTVQNVEHTTQAAFILLLLRAFASGCSALTGVEAIANGVQAFRRPKIKNAQQTLVLMGGIAIVLFIGLITLALVSRVHYAESACDLQGFANCSTTPQRSLIAQIAAATFGNNSVLFFVIQATTAAVLLLAANTAFNGFPLLGSILARDSYAPKALSTRGDRLIYSNGVILLALVAAALLIVYRANVTSLIQLYIIGVFVSFTLGQSGMVKHWVSLLRADRAGTADEPVNRGQVLRSLTINSIGATFTFVVLVIVTITKFTHGAWLVFVIMPVLFVLMLGVNRYYRDVSHEIQADVETEFGATGDHAIVLVNKLQKPVLKALDYAIAAKHAGLEAVHVAIDDADAARLREQWAEHGIEVPLTMVPSPYRDISMPLIKYIKAHRLEHGSEVVTVYTPVFIVGHWWEGLLHNHRGRRIRRKLLLMHGVTVALVPWLLDSSELLYGKRSRPFPGQDRRGEPVRPPLRRSPHGVFRSEAEEDRLIRSAQRNSLEPQKLAHQPSAASRRATRPAGPAEGVDPALCTGEVRSLVAASPPVPRPHDDDA, from the coding sequence GTGACCAACGAGACCCGGTCGTTGAAAGCCCGACTGATCGGCGACCCACTCCCCTCCGAGAAACTCGAGGGGCAGCTGCTGCCGAAGCACCTCGCGCTCCCCATCTTCGCCAGCGACCCGCTCTCCTCCGTGGCCTACGCGCCGCAGGAGCTGCTGATGATCCTGCTGCTCGGCGGGATGGCGTTCCTGACGTTCGCCCCGTGGGTTGCGGCGATGGTCGTCCTGCTGCTCGTCGTGGTCGTCGCGTCCTACCGACAGCTCATCAAGGCGTACCCGTCCGGCGGCGGCGACTACGAGGTCGCACACCGGAACCTCGGCGAACGGGCCGGCCTGGTCGTCGCCAGTGCCCTGCTCGTCGACTACGTCATGACGGTCGCGGTGTCGGTGGCCTCGGGCGTGGACAACATCATCTCGGCGCTGCCGATGCTCAACGAGTTCCGGGTCGAACTCGCGATCCTGTTCGTCGTGCTGCTGGCGGCCGCGAACCTCCGCGGTGTCCGCGAGTCGAGCAAGGCCTTCGCGGTCCCCACCTACCTGTTCGTGGCGAGCGTCTTCGTGATGGTCGTCACCGGCCTGGTCCGGGTCGCGGCCGGCAACGCCCCCGTCGCCGAGTCCGCCGCGTACACGGTGCAGAACGTCGAGCACACCACGCAGGCGGCCTTCATCCTGCTGCTCCTCCGCGCCTTCGCGTCCGGCTGTTCCGCGCTGACGGGCGTCGAGGCGATCGCGAACGGCGTGCAGGCGTTCCGTCGTCCGAAGATCAAGAACGCCCAGCAGACGCTCGTGCTCATGGGCGGCATCGCGATCGTGCTGTTCATCGGCCTCATCACGCTCGCGCTGGTCTCACGCGTGCACTACGCCGAGAGCGCCTGCGACCTGCAGGGCTTCGCGAACTGCAGCACCACCCCGCAGCGCTCCCTGATCGCCCAGATCGCGGCGGCGACGTTCGGCAACAACTCGGTGCTGTTCTTCGTCATCCAGGCCACGACCGCGGCGGTGCTGCTCCTGGCGGCGAACACGGCGTTCAACGGGTTCCCGCTGCTCGGCTCGATCCTGGCCCGCGACTCGTACGCCCCGAAGGCCCTGTCGACCCGCGGTGACCGCCTGATCTACTCGAACGGCGTCATCCTGCTGGCACTCGTCGCGGCGGCGCTGCTCATCGTCTACCGGGCGAACGTCACGAGCCTCATCCAGCTCTACATCATCGGCGTCTTCGTGTCGTTCACGCTCGGCCAGAGCGGCATGGTCAAGCACTGGGTGAGCCTGCTCCGTGCGGACCGGGCCGGCACCGCCGACGAGCCGGTGAACCGCGGGCAGGTGCTCCGGAGCCTGACGATCAACTCGATCGGTGCGACCTTCACCTTCGTGGTGCTCGTCATCGTCACGATCACGAAGTTCACGCACGGCGCCTGGCTGGTCTTCGTGATCATGCCCGTGCTGTTCGTGCTGATGCTCGGCGTGAACCGCTACTACCGCGACGTCTCGCACGAGATCCAGGCTGACGTCGAGACCGAGTTCGGCGCGACCGGCGACCACGCCATCGTCCTGGTCAACAAGCTGCAGAAGCCCGTCCTCAAGGCCCTCGACTACGCGATCGCGGCGAAGCACGCCGGGCTCGAGGCCGTGCACGTCGCCATCGACGACGCCGACGCCGCCCGACTGCGCGAACAGTGGGCCGAGCACGGCATCGAGGTCCCGCTGACGATGGTGCCCAGCCCGTACCGCGACATCTCGATGCCGCTCATCAAGTACATCAAGGCGCACCGGCTCGAGCACGGCTCCGAGGTCGTCACTGTGTACACGCCGGTCTTCATCGTCGGCCACTGGTGGGAGGGCCTGCTCCACAACCACCGCGGTCGTCGGATCCGCCGCAAGCTGCTCCTCATGCACGGCGTCACGGTCGCGCTCGTGCCGTGGCTGCTCGACTCCTCCGAACTGCTGTACGGCAAGCGCTCCCGCCCCTTCCCCGGGCAGGACCGCCGCGGTGAGCCCGTCCGGCCGCCGCTCCGCCGCTCACCGCACGGCGTCTTCCGCTCGGAGGCCGAGGAGGACCGGCTCATCCGCTCCGCCCAGCGCAACAGCCTGGAGCCGCAGAAGCTCGCGCACCAGCCGTCCGCCGCCTCCCGTCGCGCCACCCGGCCGGCCGGCCCCGCCGAGGGCGTCGACCCCGCGCTCTGCACCGGCGAGGTCCGCTCGCTCGTCGCGGCCTCCCCGCCGGTCCCCCGTCCGCACGATGACGACGCGTGA
- a CDS encoding DoxX family protein gives MRTTSTSIGLTVLRVVLGVVFIAHGAQKFSQGIPGVTQGFAGMGVPFAEVAAPLVAGLELVGGALLVLGVATRVVAVLLAVDMVVAGALAHLPSGFFSQDGGFEYVLVLAAGSLAVALTGPGRYSVDAVVVRRSRGRRGAQEPVAA, from the coding sequence ATGCGAACCACTTCGACCTCCATCGGCCTGACCGTGCTCCGCGTCGTCCTCGGCGTCGTCTTCATCGCCCACGGTGCCCAGAAGTTCAGCCAGGGGATCCCCGGTGTCACGCAGGGGTTCGCCGGCATGGGCGTCCCCTTCGCCGAGGTCGCCGCACCGCTCGTCGCCGGCCTCGAGCTCGTCGGCGGCGCCCTGCTGGTGCTCGGCGTCGCGACCCGCGTGGTGGCCGTCCTGCTCGCCGTCGACATGGTCGTGGCCGGGGCACTGGCGCACCTGCCCTCGGGGTTCTTCTCGCAGGACGGCGGGTTCGAGTACGTGCTCGTCCTGGCCGCCGGGTCCCTCGCCGTCGCACTGACCGGCCCGGGGCGGTACTCGGTCGACGCCGTCGTCGTGCGGCGCTCGCGCGGTCGTCGTGGGGCGCAGGAGCCGGTCGCCGCCTGA
- a CDS encoding DUF3072 domain-containing protein, producing the protein MSDADQNQPETLGGERPDPSTTASKDPEQWVTGDEPMTGPQRSYLDTLAREAGEELSADLTKAEASEHIERLQEKTGRGASS; encoded by the coding sequence ATGAGTGATGCAGACCAGAACCAGCCGGAGACCCTCGGCGGAGAACGCCCGGACCCCTCGACCACCGCGAGCAAGGACCCCGAGCAGTGGGTCACCGGCGACGAGCCGATGACCGGCCCGCAGCGCAGCTACCTCGACACCCTCGCCCGCGAAGCCGGCGAGGAACTGTCGGCCGACCTCACCAAGGCCGAGGCCTCGGAGCACATCGAGCGCCTGCAGGAGAAGACCGGACGCGGCGCTTCTTCCTGA